A section of the Deinococcus sp. KNUC1210 genome encodes:
- a CDS encoding ArsR family transcriptional regulator, protein MTVHQVASAGQATLLLRPELRPLLQYLMQEARSAGEVARELKVPLARASYLLRKLQRGEIAVVERVEARSGRPVKRYRVFPTWFIPYEVTAAETLESFWAAQLVPRMNEVAGFAARQLQEHHPIWGFWLSQGEVYSNLEVGNRRGPARDLLEGDEPLMLTIAALRLAEPQARILKRRLLALLTEASTWDTGSATEYTLSLILVRGSVE, encoded by the coding sequence ATGACCGTGCATCAGGTAGCTTCAGCGGGGCAGGCGACCCTGCTGCTTCGGCCCGAACTCCGACCATTGCTCCAGTATCTGATGCAGGAGGCGCGGAGTGCGGGGGAAGTGGCCCGCGAGCTGAAGGTGCCGCTGGCCCGGGCGTCGTATCTCCTGAGGAAACTTCAGCGTGGAGAGATCGCGGTCGTAGAGCGGGTGGAGGCCCGCTCGGGACGGCCGGTCAAGCGTTACCGGGTCTTCCCGACATGGTTCATTCCCTACGAGGTGACAGCGGCGGAAACGCTCGAAAGTTTTTGGGCAGCGCAATTGGTACCGCGCATGAATGAGGTCGCCGGATTCGCGGCCCGTCAGTTGCAGGAGCATCACCCGATCTGGGGATTCTGGCTCTCTCAGGGGGAGGTGTACAGCAATCTGGAGGTGGGCAACCGGCGGGGACCAGCCCGGGATCTTCTGGAGGGAGACGAGCCTCTGATGCTCACCATTGCGGCCCTGCGATTGGCAGAACCGCAGGCACGGATCTTGAAACGGCGACTGTTGGCGTTGCTCACGGAGGCCTCGACCTGGGACACGGGGAGCGCGACTGAGTACACGCTCAGTCTGATTCTGGTCCGGGGCAGCGTCGAGTAA
- a CDS encoding MFS transporter, whose protein sequence is MTSPLWNRNFMIWLVGAAQSQFGTAVAGLALSFLVLHQTGSAQQMALTLACTLIPNLLMPLAGVLVDRFPLKWPLIGADLLRGTLQLTVGGLALAWGDVPLWVVNVAALLTGLAGTFASPASSAAVPTLVAPEALARANGLLGSASRGVWLLGTLSGGWIVAQWSPAVAIIGDGLSFLLMAALMGWVRLPRQVESREAPLNFWSDLRGGIQRMRRSRVLILAPVIALLLNASLAPVTAILPKLFDRLGAQATGYATFLALESLGMLFSGMLLVAAGSRFAPQKIIAAGLMLTAGTYAVMWSCPAVSVLWPSAAVLGFGFGLSNIPFQTLLQQLVPQHFLGRVFSVLGMVSSVGMPLSLLLVSPWLDRLPLALWFEIAALAQGLGGLVWLWAIRAEGHVQERSALI, encoded by the coding sequence ATGACCTCACCGCTCTGGAACCGCAATTTCATGATCTGGCTCGTCGGCGCTGCGCAGTCTCAGTTCGGTACGGCCGTGGCTGGCCTCGCCCTGAGTTTCCTCGTGCTGCATCAGACGGGCTCTGCGCAGCAGATGGCCCTGACCCTCGCGTGCACGCTGATCCCCAACCTGCTCATGCCTTTGGCCGGTGTCCTCGTCGACCGCTTCCCCCTGAAGTGGCCCTTGATCGGTGCTGACCTCCTGCGGGGCACGTTGCAGTTGACCGTGGGCGGTCTGGCGCTGGCCTGGGGAGACGTGCCCCTGTGGGTGGTCAATGTGGCTGCGCTCTTGACGGGGCTGGCTGGAACCTTCGCAAGCCCTGCGAGCAGTGCAGCCGTTCCAACCCTGGTTGCTCCCGAAGCCCTGGCCCGCGCCAATGGACTCCTGGGCAGTGCCAGCCGGGGCGTCTGGCTCTTGGGGACGCTCTCCGGAGGTTGGATCGTGGCCCAGTGGTCGCCCGCAGTGGCCATCATCGGCGACGGACTGAGTTTCCTGCTCATGGCCGCCCTGATGGGATGGGTGCGACTGCCCCGTCAAGTCGAGTCTCGGGAAGCGCCGCTCAACTTCTGGAGTGACCTGCGCGGCGGGATACAGCGGATGAGACGCTCCCGCGTGCTGATCCTGGCGCCGGTCATTGCCCTGTTGCTCAATGCCAGTCTGGCACCCGTCACTGCCATCCTCCCCAAGTTATTTGACCGCCTGGGAGCTCAGGCCACCGGGTATGCCACCTTTCTGGCCTTGGAGAGTCTCGGCATGCTGTTCTCGGGGATGCTGCTGGTTGCGGCGGGCAGTCGTTTCGCTCCGCAGAAGATCATCGCGGCCGGACTGATGCTGACAGCGGGAACCTATGCAGTGATGTGGTCATGTCCAGCGGTCAGCGTGCTCTGGCCCAGTGCGGCCGTGTTGGGATTCGGATTCGGACTGAGCAACATTCCTTTCCAGACGCTGTTACAGCAGTTGGTTCCTCAGCACTTCCTGGGCCGGGTATTCAGCGTTCTGGGGATGGTTTCGAGTGTGGGGATGCCACTCAGCCTCCTGCTGGTTTCCCCATGGCTGGATCGCCTCCCCCTGGCGCTGTGGTTTGAAATAGCTGCGCTGGCGCAAGGACTTGGGGGACTGGTCTGGCTCTGGGCCATTCGGGCAGAAGGGCACGTCCAGGAGAGATCCGCCCTGATTTGA
- a CDS encoding epoxide hydrolase family protein yields MTTTTPAASAPIRPFTVAIADTEIQDLKQRLARTRWPNPETVPDWSQGVRLENAKQLIHYWERTYDWRRFERQLNQFPQFLTEIDGLDLHFIHVKSRNPNAMPLILTHGWPGSIVEFLKLIGPLTDPVSFGGNVEDSFDVVIPSLPGFGFSQQPTETGWTVPRIARAWVELMKRLGYKTWAAQGGDWGAVVTSALGAMQPEGLLGIHLNTQYAFPAHIPDTLSPDERYAVDTLALYTGELGGSNHLQATKPQTVGFALADSPVGQAAWIYEKFQSKTDNTGLAEDTLSTDDMLDAISLYWYTNSGASSGRIYWENKSGSLAGPKLTLPVAVTVFPRDIPRLPRSWIEDTYSNLIHYGEAEKGGHFAAFEQPEILIGEIRTGLRSLRS; encoded by the coding sequence ATGACCACCACGACGCCCGCAGCTTCAGCCCCCATCCGCCCCTTCACCGTCGCGATCGCGGACACCGAGATTCAAGACCTGAAACAGCGACTCGCCAGAACCAGATGGCCAAATCCAGAAACCGTTCCCGACTGGTCACAAGGTGTTCGCCTGGAAAACGCCAAACAGCTCATTCACTACTGGGAACGAACGTACGACTGGCGCCGGTTCGAGCGGCAGCTCAACCAGTTCCCACAATTCCTGACGGAGATCGACGGGCTCGATCTTCACTTCATTCACGTCAAATCCCGCAATCCGAATGCGATGCCGCTCATCCTGACGCACGGATGGCCAGGTTCCATCGTTGAGTTCCTGAAACTCATTGGCCCACTCACGGACCCTGTCTCGTTCGGAGGCAACGTCGAAGATTCCTTTGACGTCGTCATCCCGTCGTTGCCCGGATTCGGGTTTTCCCAGCAGCCGACTGAGACGGGCTGGACAGTGCCGCGTATCGCGCGTGCCTGGGTCGAACTCATGAAGCGTCTGGGGTACAAGACGTGGGCCGCTCAAGGCGGTGATTGGGGCGCCGTCGTCACCTCCGCCCTTGGGGCGATGCAGCCTGAGGGTCTCCTTGGGATTCACCTGAACACGCAGTACGCATTTCCTGCACACATTCCCGACACGCTCTCGCCCGATGAGCGGTACGCCGTGGACACCCTCGCCCTGTACACCGGCGAGCTCGGCGGATCAAATCACCTTCAGGCCACGAAGCCACAGACCGTCGGATTTGCTCTGGCGGACTCTCCGGTCGGCCAAGCGGCCTGGATCTACGAAAAGTTCCAGTCCAAAACGGACAACACTGGGCTTGCCGAGGACACGCTCAGCACCGATGACATGTTGGACGCCATCTCGCTGTACTGGTACACCAACAGTGGCGCGTCGTCCGGCCGCATCTACTGGGAAAACAAATCGGGCAGTCTGGCGGGGCCGAAGTTGACCCTGCCGGTCGCCGTCACCGTCTTTCCCCGTGACATCCCACGCCTGCCACGCAGCTGGATCGAAGACACCTACAGCAACTTGATCCATTACGGCGAGGCAGAGAAAGGCGGACATTTTGCCGCCTTCGAGCAGCCCGAGATCCTCATCGGCGAGATTCGCACAGGCCTGAGAAGTCTCCGTTCCTGA
- a CDS encoding TetR/AcrR family transcriptional regulator has translation MVIESARQRSMSEARARILNVAIQVLAANPDAGMEDIALAAGVVRRTVYGYFPSRIDLVRALTQLAVDEIQQVLNNAHVSGKTAPQVWADFISHIWPLAHRYRVLIVLRRSEYGSEIHALLRPVDDDITELVRQGQAAGTFGQHLPAALLGHIAFATVFNVFDGGPSDGSLSAREAITTSLLTLGVPATTASELADRR, from the coding sequence ATGGTGATCGAATCGGCTCGGCAACGATCCATGAGCGAGGCACGCGCCCGCATCCTCAACGTCGCCATCCAAGTCCTCGCCGCGAATCCCGACGCCGGCATGGAGGACATTGCCCTCGCCGCCGGCGTGGTGCGCAGAACCGTCTACGGGTACTTCCCGTCCCGGATCGACCTGGTGCGCGCGCTCACGCAGCTGGCCGTCGACGAGATTCAACAGGTCCTCAACAACGCCCATGTCTCCGGCAAAACCGCCCCGCAGGTATGGGCCGACTTCATTTCCCACATCTGGCCCCTGGCACACCGCTACCGCGTGCTGATCGTTCTGCGCCGCAGCGAATACGGCTCAGAGATTCATGCCCTCCTCAGGCCCGTTGATGACGACATTACTGAACTTGTGCGCCAGGGGCAGGCAGCCGGAACGTTCGGCCAGCACCTCCCGGCCGCTCTCCTCGGACACATCGCCTTCGCGACTGTGTTTAATGTCTTCGATGGCGGGCCATCAGATGGCAGCCTCTCTGCCCGCGAGGCGATCACCACGAGCCTGCTGACCCTCGGGGTTCCCGCCACAACGGCCTCCGAGCTTGCAGACCGCCGGTAA
- a CDS encoding SIMPL domain-containing protein (The SIMPL domain is named for its presence in mouse protein SIMPL (signalling molecule that associates with mouse pelle-like kinase). Bacterial member BP26, from Brucella, was shown to assemble into a channel-like structure, while YggE from E. coli has been associated with resistance to oxidative stress.) produces MNATKSRAGQLSTDMLGTCRRKRHLDVFQMPLTLFLTARGSRCRQTQRHIADGSEPLPESRFPERDSLERDVSAVLSGYRTDMGVLRIQQKDHLDVTAVSANLHLEIAGETLVMGNAAMERIKEVRDLTQQLQAAGLPATQIQVRGVDISNRTGLLTKHQKARFFMVVGMDTSLLPQVLGLLADQKHVNLQRLEWIFDEFEASLMLGPQAMRKARRRADVIAEAAGHRVVGVLNASDTWEMPVSSINLQTDWTSQDVQRAPRARAGSLDAGVEYSSTRVVTVQLTVDFQLE; encoded by the coding sequence GTGAACGCAACCAAATCTCGTGCTGGACAGCTTTCTACTGACATGCTTGGAACATGTCGGCGCAAGCGGCATCTGGACGTTTTCCAGATGCCGCTCACTCTTTTCCTGACGGCGAGAGGAAGTCGCTGCCGGCAGACGCAGCGTCACATCGCCGACGGCTCTGAGCCGCTTCCTGAATCACGCTTCCCTGAGCGTGACAGCTTGGAACGTGACGTGAGCGCCGTCCTGTCGGGGTACCGTACAGACATGGGTGTGCTCCGAATTCAACAGAAAGACCATCTGGACGTCACAGCCGTCAGCGCCAACCTCCATCTCGAGATCGCTGGCGAGACGCTCGTGATGGGAAACGCTGCCATGGAACGGATCAAAGAGGTGCGTGACCTGACCCAGCAGTTGCAGGCCGCTGGTCTTCCGGCGACCCAGATTCAGGTGCGGGGCGTGGACATCAGCAACCGCACCGGGCTCCTCACAAAACACCAGAAGGCGCGCTTTTTCATGGTCGTGGGGATGGACACGTCGCTCCTTCCACAGGTGCTGGGGCTTCTGGCCGACCAGAAGCACGTGAACCTGCAGCGGCTGGAATGGATCTTCGACGAGTTCGAGGCCAGCCTCATGCTGGGACCACAAGCGATGCGCAAGGCACGGCGGCGTGCCGACGTCATTGCAGAGGCTGCCGGCCACCGGGTGGTGGGGGTCCTGAATGCGTCCGATACCTGGGAGATGCCCGTCAGCAGCATCAACCTGCAGACAGATTGGACGTCTCAGGACGTTCAACGTGCGCCGCGCGCCCGTGCTGGTTCGCTGGATGCGGGCGTTGAGTACAGTTCGACGCGGGTCGTGACCGTCCAGCTGACCGTTGACTTCCAACTCGAATAG
- a CDS encoding histidine kinase N-terminal 7TM domain-containing protein has protein sequence MLHYTPDILPFTISLSLTLCLGLVAVGRQTPAARTFFWLMVSLSIWTGCYIFELSSVTEEGKYFWLVAKYFGAAPAPVLWFLFSLYATSRESWLKRPVWLALGGWMLLTLVIVWTNPLHHLMWTSMHVGAGQPELQVSHGPFFWAYAAAIYIFILASVALFFNFYRTTQPLFRRQGLLLTLGGFAPLAGRMSEDLLRLDLLPRVDEVVFFFLISGILFALALFRYNTFHFVPIAHHVVIHNIRAGIVVLDPREHIIDLNPFARELFGAASGDMIGVQLQDVISSIVQKGTAQVSLDEVTFVRDGIQSHFSLHRSPISGHKGRLNGHALVLFDITARREAERQLEVLAQTDELTGVTNRRQFFQLAETQAGQARQAGRSVALLMLDIDRFKGINDIHGHPAGDYVLRETARACSSNLRPSDLFARYGGEEFVAFLPDVTLSEAASAAQGLCSAVASLRLEHDGRPISVTLSIGVALLQDTLERCLASADAALYASKATGRNRVTVSPGSMHLAASVS, from the coding sequence GTGCTGCATTACACGCCAGATATCTTGCCCTTCACCATCTCCCTGTCACTGACGCTCTGCCTCGGTCTGGTTGCGGTTGGACGGCAAACGCCCGCCGCCCGTACCTTCTTCTGGTTGATGGTGTCGCTGTCAATCTGGACGGGCTGTTACATCTTCGAACTCTCCAGTGTCACCGAAGAAGGGAAATACTTCTGGCTGGTCGCCAAGTACTTCGGGGCGGCACCCGCGCCTGTACTGTGGTTTCTCTTTTCGTTGTATGCCACGTCCCGCGAGTCCTGGCTCAAGCGACCTGTCTGGCTGGCGCTCGGCGGCTGGATGCTGCTCACCCTCGTGATCGTCTGGACGAATCCCCTGCATCATTTGATGTGGACATCCATGCATGTCGGCGCTGGGCAACCTGAACTTCAGGTCAGTCACGGCCCGTTCTTCTGGGCTTACGCTGCTGCCATCTACATCTTCATTCTGGCCAGCGTGGCGCTGTTCTTCAATTTCTACCGCACCACTCAGCCCCTCTTCCGGCGCCAGGGGTTGCTGCTGACCCTGGGGGGCTTCGCGCCCCTCGCCGGACGCATGTCTGAAGATCTGTTGAGGTTGGATTTGCTGCCCCGCGTCGATGAAGTCGTGTTCTTCTTCCTGATTTCCGGCATCCTGTTCGCGCTGGCGCTGTTCCGTTACAATACCTTCCACTTCGTACCGATCGCCCACCACGTGGTCATTCACAATATTCGCGCAGGCATCGTCGTGCTCGATCCCAGGGAACACATCATCGATCTGAATCCCTTCGCCCGCGAACTCTTCGGGGCAGCTTCTGGCGACATGATCGGTGTTCAGCTGCAAGACGTGATATCAAGCATCGTGCAGAAAGGCACAGCCCAGGTCTCTCTGGATGAAGTGACCTTCGTACGGGACGGAATTCAATCCCATTTTTCGCTGCACCGCTCACCCATTTCAGGCCACAAAGGACGTCTCAACGGACATGCATTGGTGCTGTTCGACATCACTGCCCGCCGAGAAGCGGAGCGTCAACTGGAGGTGCTGGCACAGACCGATGAGCTGACGGGAGTCACCAATCGGCGGCAGTTTTTTCAGCTTGCCGAAACCCAGGCTGGGCAGGCGCGACAGGCGGGGCGGAGCGTTGCCCTGCTGATGCTCGACATCGACCGCTTCAAGGGGATCAATGACATTCACGGCCACCCGGCAGGCGATTACGTCCTCCGGGAAACAGCCCGGGCTTGCAGCTCGAATCTCCGCCCGTCCGATCTCTTCGCCCGCTACGGCGGCGAGGAATTCGTGGCATTCCTGCCCGATGTGACGCTCAGCGAAGCTGCCTCCGCCGCGCAGGGGCTGTGTTCTGCAGTGGCGTCACTTCGCCTGGAGCATGATGGACGGCCAATCTCGGTCACACTCAGCATCGGCGTGGCCCTCCTGCAGGACACGCTGGAACGCTGCCTTGCGAGTGCTGACGCAGCCCTGTACGCGTCCAAGGCCACTGGCCGGAACCGGGTCACGGTTTCACCGGGAAGCATGCATCTGGCCGCTTCCGTGAGCTGA
- a CDS encoding GGDEF domain-containing protein, protein MPLPYVVAIVDLNQLKSINALHGHTGGDTHIRRCAHALKAALPAETLLCRWSCGARC, encoded by the coding sequence TTGCCACTCCCATATGTCGTGGCGATCGTTGACCTCAATCAACTCAAGAGCATCAACGCGCTTCACGGCCACACAGGCGGGGATACACACATTCGCCGGTGCGCCCACGCCCTGAAAGCAGCCCTCCCTGCAGAAACCCTCCTTTGCCGGTGGTCATGTGGGGCCAGGTGCTGA
- a CDS encoding GNAT family N-acetyltransferase produces the protein MPTLEMLTPSTASDLHLRALAHHLELIRAERMPSDPPFDAEAIVAGLRKPDPTKDRHYLLLWEEGQVVARATVTLSQEHHLHQAEVELSVLVAHRQRGLARLLLREIARLTEQSGRQLLLTNASSRLPSGEAVLRHLGAQLVMEQQFMELDLHGLDPQMLVEWVREAARGAPEYLTWSHLGPYPQKRLPAIAQVYDVMQTAPQGTRDTAAGSMTPEALQRQDEQLLTAGRQRLTTFAEHRPTGSVVAFTELFWDVKRPTIMIQHGTAVQPEHRLHSLGRWIKAANLLTAQRLSPEVRFVRAGNTDDNIGMLRINQALGFRPYLTHTDWQLEVNDLRAYLDRQHA, from the coding sequence TTGCCGACTCTCGAAATGCTCACCCCTAGCACCGCGTCTGATCTTCACTTGCGTGCGCTGGCCCACCATCTCGAACTCATTCGGGCTGAGCGCATGCCGAGCGATCCGCCATTTGACGCTGAAGCGATCGTCGCTGGTCTTCGGAAACCAGATCCCACCAAAGACCGGCACTATCTCCTGCTCTGGGAGGAGGGCCAGGTCGTGGCCCGCGCGACCGTAACCCTGTCTCAGGAGCATCATCTCCATCAAGCTGAAGTTGAGTTGAGCGTTCTGGTTGCCCACCGCCAGCGTGGGTTAGCGCGGCTCCTCCTGAGGGAGATTGCCAGATTGACAGAGCAGTCTGGCCGGCAGTTGCTGCTCACCAACGCCTCCAGTCGTCTGCCCAGCGGTGAAGCGGTGTTGCGTCATCTCGGCGCACAACTGGTGATGGAGCAGCAGTTCATGGAGCTTGATCTCCACGGCCTTGACCCTCAAATGCTGGTCGAATGGGTGCGTGAGGCCGCTCGAGGCGCTCCCGAGTATCTGACCTGGTCACACCTGGGGCCGTATCCTCAGAAACGTCTGCCTGCGATTGCCCAGGTGTACGACGTGATGCAGACTGCTCCCCAAGGCACGAGGGACACCGCAGCGGGAAGCATGACCCCTGAGGCGTTGCAGCGTCAGGATGAACAGCTGCTCACGGCTGGGCGTCAACGCTTGACCACCTTCGCGGAGCACCGACCCACTGGGTCGGTGGTGGCTTTCACCGAGTTGTTCTGGGATGTCAAGCGACCCACGATCATGATTCAACACGGAACGGCGGTGCAGCCGGAACACCGGCTGCACTCGTTGGGACGCTGGATCAAGGCTGCCAATCTCTTAACGGCACAGCGCCTGAGTCCAGAGGTTCGGTTCGTTCGCGCGGGCAATACGGATGACAACATAGGGATGTTACGCATCAACCAGGCCTTGGGGTTTCGCCCCTACCTCACCCATACGGATTGGCAGCTGGAGGTCAACGACCTCCGAGCCTATTTGGATCGACAGCACGCCTGA
- a CDS encoding single-stranded DNA-binding protein produces MYRGQSYQRRDLEEVDTKKMQLPACVKNSRGARPTDPPHLKEEEDGGVQYVTLISFRGGGRMLPAYVKPDLQVPEPGGAQAAD; encoded by the coding sequence ATGTATCGGGGCCAAAGTTATCAGCGCCGGGATCTGGAGGAAGTGGATACCAAGAAGATGCAGCTGCCAGCCTGCGTGAAAAACAGCCGGGGGGCACGGCCGACCGACCCACCGCATCTGAAAGAAGAGGAAGACGGTGGGGTGCAGTACGTCACGCTGATCAGCTTCCGGGGCGGGGGGCGAATGCTCCCGGCGTATGTCAAGCCGGATCTACAGGTGCCAGAGCCAGGCGGTGCCCAGGCGGCGGACTGA
- a CDS encoding CAP domain-containing protein → MNAARWGITILLLTLTACGSVSLPSPTGTGGTPTFEQALMTPLAQQLFALTNLQRTAGVTCQGIASPPALALQEDQTLTAAAQHRADDLAATEDFTHTPANGKDSVYWITQVHLQAEFPYTHLGENLGMADTVSQMIEVFKASHTGHCETQFTNTYQDVTTHQWLPGFTRIGIGEAISPTSKQHYWAVLFAN, encoded by the coding sequence ATGAACGCTGCCCGCTGGGGAATCACCATCCTGCTCCTCACCCTGACTGCCTGTGGCAGCGTCTCGCTCCCTTCCCCAACCGGCACCGGCGGCACACCCACCTTCGAGCAGGCCCTCATGACACCCCTCGCCCAACAGCTCTTCGCACTTACCAATCTCCAGCGAACAGCTGGCGTGACCTGCCAGGGCATCGCCTCCCCACCCGCGCTTGCTCTTCAGGAAGACCAGACCCTCACGGCCGCTGCTCAACACCGCGCCGACGACCTGGCAGCCACCGAAGACTTCACCCACACGCCCGCCAACGGCAAGGACTCTGTCTACTGGATCACCCAGGTCCACCTGCAGGCCGAGTTCCCCTACACCCACCTCGGCGAGAACCTCGGCATGGCCGACACTGTCAGCCAGATGATCGAGGTCTTCAAGGCCAGTCACACCGGTCACTGCGAAACGCAGTTCACCAACACCTACCAGGACGTCACCACCCATCAGTGGCTTCCTGGATTCACGCGCATCGGCATCGGTGAGGCCATCTCACCCACCAGCAAGCAGCACTATTGGGCCGTCCTCTTCGCCAATTGA
- a CDS encoding MarR family winged helix-turn-helix transcriptional regulator, whose amino-acid sequence MTSTPTLAEDLRVVIGTFVRRARRVDTIGATTAAVLGHLARQGEQSITDLALLEGVRHQSMARMVKHLDQLGLVRARPDPEDRRRLLILLTETGFQHLETERQRRSAWIAEALETRLTAEERTELRRLIGLLEKLSG is encoded by the coding sequence ATGACCTCCACACCAACGTTGGCGGAAGACCTACGGGTGGTGATCGGGACCTTCGTTCGCCGGGCACGCCGGGTCGATACCATCGGCGCGACGACCGCCGCTGTCCTCGGTCACCTCGCCCGGCAAGGTGAGCAGTCCATCACCGATCTCGCCTTGCTGGAAGGTGTGCGTCACCAGTCCATGGCCCGAATGGTGAAGCACCTGGATCAGCTCGGCCTGGTTCGAGCCCGCCCGGATCCAGAAGACCGTCGCCGCCTGTTGATCCTGCTTACAGAGACAGGATTCCAGCACCTGGAGACGGAACGTCAGCGGCGATCCGCTTGGATTGCCGAGGCGTTGGAGACGCGGTTGACCGCCGAGGAACGGACGGAACTGCGCCGCCTCATCGGGTTGCTAGAAAAGCTCAGCGGATAA
- a CDS encoding ester cyclase has product MISTLEQNKAVVRRFNHEVIEQGNRASFQTLMNDHFVNHAAPPGADQGADGMWQTFQHLLRPAFPDLAVVIYEQLAEEDLVTTRKAITGTHTGTLLGIPPTGRRVTIDVIDIVRIRDGRYAEHWGINTLPVVLQQLAAQ; this is encoded by the coding sequence ATGATTTCAACACTCGAACAGAACAAAGCGGTCGTCCGACGCTTCAATCACGAAGTGATTGAGCAAGGTAATCGCGCCAGCTTCCAGACCCTGATGAACGACCACTTCGTCAACCATGCCGCGCCCCCAGGTGCAGATCAGGGAGCAGATGGCATGTGGCAGACCTTCCAGCACCTGTTGCGACCGGCCTTCCCCGACCTCGCCGTCGTGATCTACGAGCAACTTGCGGAAGAAGATCTCGTGACGACCCGCAAAGCGATCACTGGAACCCACACGGGCACGCTCCTCGGCATCCCACCGACCGGACGCCGGGTGACCATTGATGTGATTGACATCGTCCGCATTCGTGACGGCAGATATGCGGAGCACTGGGGCATCAACACATTGCCGGTCGTCCTTCAACAGCTGGCAGCGCAGTAA